The sequence below is a genomic window from Nostoc flagelliforme CCNUN1.
TTGCCTCCCCAATCGGCCAAAGGCGCTTATTTTGTTAGGTTTCGGGTTCATAAGAGTCAATTACTTTAACTCTTAGGTCAACCTGATTTGCTAATTTTAGACTGAGGAAAATACCTCATCCACTGAGTTATAGCCAATTGCGTAATTATAGCACAGATTTACACCTGTGAATACTCGACAATAGTTTACCAGATTTTTATACTACATAATTTAATCATGGAATAGTGCAGACTAATATTGATTAAGTTCCTTTAAGGATTGAGGTCAAAAGCTTCACTATTCTTAAATAGACCAGCATTCTATTGTGATAGCTTGTCAGCGATGAAAATAAATTCTACTGTACTTCTTACTTTGGTTTTGTTAATCCTGATGATGGGAGCAGGTTCTGTGAGCGCCTTTTTGGGGTTTGAACTGGGGAGTTCAGCACTTAAAGGCGTTACTACACCAGATGGGCGTCCCACAACCAAATTTGCCAGCAATAAGACAAATAGCTCCCAACAGGGAGGGCTAGTGTTATTAAAAGAGGAAGAGATTCTGAAAATTGTCAAAGCGCGAATTGAGGGTAAGACCAAGGCTGCTAAATCGGAAAAGCTAGAGGACGATGATGAAGAAACCAATAGCAGCAAGCAGAAGCCAGAGGAGAAACCCCCAGCAGTGGTTGAAGAAAAACTCCAGCCAGGTTTTCCAGTTACTGCCCTGAGTGAGGGTGTAAGCATGTCTGTGCAATCTGTCCGCTACTCTGGTGGTGATTTGCTACTGAAGGTAAAAATGCAGAACAAAGGTAAAGATTCTGTGCGCTTCCTGTATAGTTTTTTAGATGTTACCGATGATAAAGGACGAACCCTGAGGGCTAGTACAGAGGGTTTACCAACAGAATTGCCTGCAAATGGGCCAGCATTTACAGGTACAGTGAGCATTCCCACAACTTTACTTGATGATGTCAAGAAAATATCACTTGCTCTCACTGATTATCCCGCTCAAGAATTAAAGCTAGAGGCATCGAATATTCCTGTGGAAAGGTAGATTGGGCATTGGGCATTGGTGATTATCTGTTATTTTTTACTATTTCCTATTCCCTATCCCCTATTCCCCTAAATGGAGGGCGTGAGTTTTACACGAGCTTTGGTGGTAAGTGGTTTTCCTAATTTAATTTGGACAGACGTGGCGCTAAGGTTGTTGTCAGTGCTACTGCTGATTGCTATAAATGCCTTTTTTGTGACGGCGGAATTTTCGATGGTGAGCGTGCGGCGATCGCGTATTCACCAGCTAGTTAAGGCTGGGGATATTCCAGCGATCGCAGTCGAGATGCTACAACGTAGTATTGACAGGCTACTATCTACCACCCAGTTAGGTATTACCCTCTCCAGTTTGGCATTGGGATGGATTGGCGAAAGTACGATTGTCGTCCTGGTGAATGCATGGTTAAAATCCTGGCCTTTACCCAGTAGTATGACTACCTTCTTGGCGCATTCTCTATCAATTCCCATTGCTTTTTTCTTGATTGCCTATCTACAAATTGTGATCGGAGAATTATGTCCCAAATCCTTAGCTATGCTGTACTCAGAACAGCTAGCTAGATTTTTGGGGCCTTCGGTAAAAGCGATCGTGCGTTTTTTTGGCCCCTTCATCTGGATTCTCAACCAATCAACTCGTTTTTTATTGCGGATTTTTGGCATCCAATACACAGGCCAAGGCTGGAGGCCACCTGTGACTCCCGAAGAATTGCAACTGATTATCTCTACAGAATGGGGTTCTACTGGTTTACAGCGTGCAGAGCGAGAATTACTCAATAATGTCTTTGAGTTTGGGGATGTCATGGCCCAAGATGTGATGATCCCCCGCACGAGTATTATCGCGCTGCCAAAAGATGCTACCTTCCAGGCATTACTCAAGGAAATGGCTTCCACTGGTTACTCTCGTTATCCCGTGATTGGTGAATCTTTAGACGATGTTCGCGGCATTGTTTATTTTAAAGATTTGGCACAACCTTTAGCTGTAGGAAACCTCAGTTTAGAGACACAAATCCAACCTTGGATGCGTCCCGCCCGGTTTGTTCCCGAACACACGTCCCTGAGTGAACTTTTACCCATGATGCAGCAAGAGAAACCAGCTATGGTCATGGTAGTAAATGAATTTGGCGGTACTGTGGGACTAGTGACAATCAAAGATGTCATTGCCGAAATCATTGGCGACGCCAGCGAACCTGAAGGCAACGACGACTTGCTGATTCAGATGTTAGATGAGCATAAATTTTTAGTGCAGGCGCAAATCAACCTCGAAGACCTCAACGAAGTTTTGCATCTCGATTTGCCCCTGACAAGAGAATATCAAACACTAGGCGGCTTTTTGCTGTATCAGTTACAGAAAATTCCCGCCAAAGGCGAAACCTTCCGTTATCAAAATCTCGAATTCACTGTGGTATCAATTGTTGGTCCACGCCTGCATCAAATTCAACTGCGACGGTTAGAAGAGTTAGGAGTTGAGAGTTAGGAGTTAGGAGTTAGGAGTTATGAATTTTAACTCAATACGCTTGGGTTAAGGATTTTTGGTATGTAGAGACGTTGCATTGCAACGTCTCTTGCATTGGATTTGGGGCTTAACTGAACTGTATTGGATTTTAACTCCTAACTCCTAACTCCTAACTCCTAACTCCTAACTCCTAACTCAAGAACCATACGCCAGTGGATCAACCAGTCCCAATTCGGCAAAAGCTGCTAGGCGCAAGCGACAAGAATCACATACACCGCAGGCGACTTCTCCACCGGCATAGCAAGACCAAGTTAGCTCCCAAGGAACTCCCAATTGGTTGCCCAGTTGGATGATTTCGGTTTTTTTCAGGTTGATCAGGGGTGCAACAATATTTATTGGTTGTCCCTCACGCCCTTGTTTGGTTCCCAGGCGAAAAACTTCCTGCATCGCCTGGATATAGTCGGGGCGACAGTCAGGATATCCTGAGTAATCTAAGGCATTGACACCGATATAGACACGTTCAGCTGCGATCGCTTCGGCAAAACCAAGAGCAAAGCTTAAAAAGATGGTATTACGAGCTGGAACGTATGTAACAGGAATATTTTGAGACATTTCATCTAGCGATCGCTCCTGGGGTAAATCAATCGCGTCATCCGTAAGCGCCGAACCGCCCCATTGTCGTAAGTCAAAGTTAACCACCTGATGTTTTGCGATCGCAGCTTTTTGAGCAACAGTAAGGGCTGACTGTAACTCTCGTCGGTGTCGCTGCTGGTAATCAAAGGAAATAGCATGGCATTCACAGCCATCAGCCTTAGCTTTGTATAGAATTGTGGAAGAGTCTAATCCCCCAGATAACAGAATTACAGCTTTCATCTCGGTTGCAAATTTTGGATTTTAAATCGCCAAATTACACCTCAACAAGATGTCAGGAAGCAATGCAAAAGCAGTTCCTGAACCCTGTGAGTTGATGGCAAACAACGCCGCACCTTAAATATTCCAAAAAAACAATCTACACTAGTTTCTCTCAAAAAGCAGCACGGCGGAAATGAAGCTACCATTTTAAAACTTACAAAAGCCTTGATATACAAAACTTTTGAATGCGTGAATGCGTCTGACTTTTCCCGTTATCTCCTTGATTGAGCGATCGCTTACTATACCCCTAGCTCAAAGCCCTATTATCTCGTGATTTATTGTCACTAATATTAAGTTATTGAGAATATACTATAGTCTGAAACTCCTGCTGCTTCGTTGTTTCATGACTTAACGGGAAAAGTCAGGTGAATGCGTGACTTCCCCGAACGCGAATTTATCTCCAAAAGTTGGGGCTGATTTACGCCTTGCGGTACTAGACGCTACGGATAACTTGCTTCTTTGCAGGAGTACATTTCTACGATGGATACTGCAAATAATCATACAAAAATCTTTTTAAGTAATCAGTAACGATAATTTCCGATAGCATTTTTCTTTCAAAAAGTACACATGTTACTTTTTCATGACTCTGTAATTTTAGTAGTATCAATTAGATATTGATCCCGGTAATTAATCGCCTAAATGCAACAATTAAGTTAAGTCGGAGCAGAAGAAGCCGATCCTTAGAAATTTAAAGAATTTACACTTAAGTCTTACTGAATGTTTTAAAGTTAATAAAAAGATACATGTTTATTGTAGAAAGTGCAAAATCTAAAGCATATCCGAACTATCTATACAAAAGATATCTGGATTACGGGAACCGATCACAAACTTTGAAATTCTTCATAAACATAGGCTCTATGTTACCATCTGGATGGTTTTAGACGGATCGTAACTGGCTTTCGAGTATAAACGCCAACGGCCGTAGCGTCTCTAAATTTGGTGGTTGAGGAGAGAATAATAGTGCAAAATAGCATGTCAGTGGCAGAACCGAATCCATATACACAGCGTAACCAGCCACGACCGATCCGCATAGGCGTGATTGGAGTGGGT
It includes:
- a CDS encoding hemolysin family protein; the encoded protein is MEGVSFTRALVVSGFPNLIWTDVALRLLSVLLLIAINAFFVTAEFSMVSVRRSRIHQLVKAGDIPAIAVEMLQRSIDRLLSTTQLGITLSSLALGWIGESTIVVLVNAWLKSWPLPSSMTTFLAHSLSIPIAFFLIAYLQIVIGELCPKSLAMLYSEQLARFLGPSVKAIVRFFGPFIWILNQSTRFLLRIFGIQYTGQGWRPPVTPEELQLIISTEWGSTGLQRAERELLNNVFEFGDVMAQDVMIPRTSIIALPKDATFQALLKEMASTGYSRYPVIGESLDDVRGIVYFKDLAQPLAVGNLSLETQIQPWMRPARFVPEHTSLSELLPMMQQEKPAMVMVVNEFGGTVGLVTIKDVIAEIIGDASEPEGNDDLLIQMLDEHKFLVQAQINLEDLNEVLHLDLPLTREYQTLGGFLLYQLQKIPAKGETFRYQNLEFTVVSIVGPRLHQIQLRRLEELGVES
- the queC gene encoding 7-cyano-7-deazaguanine synthase QueC; this encodes MKAVILLSGGLDSSTILYKAKADGCECHAISFDYQQRHRRELQSALTVAQKAAIAKHQVVNFDLRQWGGSALTDDAIDLPQERSLDEMSQNIPVTYVPARNTIFLSFALGFAEAIAAERVYIGVNALDYSGYPDCRPDYIQAMQEVFRLGTKQGREGQPINIVAPLINLKKTEIIQLGNQLGVPWELTWSCYAGGEVACGVCDSCRLRLAAFAELGLVDPLAYGS